The following is a genomic window from Aquila chrysaetos chrysaetos chromosome 2, bAquChr1.4, whole genome shotgun sequence.
TCCTGATGACTTGAAATTGCTGGAAGATTTGATTgatttaggggtttttttttcctaatccccttacaggaaaaaaatatgtctcAGATAAAGCAGTCCCATGCAAAATTGGTTGTCAAAAATGACTCGTGACTTGGAAAGTCATATTTTGGTGGAGAGAAAGGCACACTTTTATGGGTTTTCTGGCACCTTTGTTCACATCTTCAAGACTTTATACAAAATTTCAAGTAGCTGTGTTTtagtttctttaatttcttttcaatgaCAATAAGAAACCTGATCCATGACTTAAGAAGAGTTCTATAGTTAACACTTGCTGTTCTTACAAGCCCATTCCAAGATTCATTATTATTGAGGTAACTGGTATGTACCACAAATAAGATGAACACAGAATTCAGAATCCTCTTGTATTTTGTTCATTACTACACTACTGTAAAAACTAAGTTAAAAATGGATACCTCAAGATACAGTTgtttgagttttgcttttaatatgaCATTCGGGAAAAGCATCAGTGCTTTGggtggtttgtttctttttccccccttctgtCAATTGTTCTTTTGGTTTCCATGTAGGTaccttcagttttgtttgctcCAAGTCATCTAATGTCTCTCCTGACACTTGGGATCAATTCTGCCATGGTGCTAGACTGTGGATATACAGAAAGCTTGGTGCTGCCTGTATCCTTTAATaatacacaaacaaaattttcagcaaGAAGGCTGTCATGACGAGGTGGTATTTTTATAGATTTCAAGTGTGCTAAAAAGTAATAGGAACAGATCAGCCAGTCTGGCTTTTGACTGTAAGATATCATGACTTGGGGAATCTCTTCACAGGTGACGTGCTAATGCTGTGTTCCCTTGAAACTTGGGAAGGGTGGTTCATAACTTCAGGCTTTATATACTAGAAATTAGTTTTGgagaaaagcagttaaaaagTGTTTCCAATAGCTAATGCAAGAGATTGTTGAGGGGAAGAAGCATTTAGTTCCAGTACAATTCCAGCAGTCTGAAAACtcataacaaaaaaaggagaatttccTGATCTTCATATAGATATATGAGGGAATTCCGATTCTGAGCTGCTGGGGTTCTCTTCCTCTGGGAGGAAAGGCTATCCACAAGTAAGTTCAGAGTTATACGTTCCAGGTTACCAATGATTTGTGAAAGTTCATCTTTGACTAATGAGCAAAGATTCCTGTTGAACATGACTTAAATCAACTGTTGCTATGACAGCATCCGATTTTTAAAGTTACCactgtaactttaaaaagttacagTGGCTTTTGTTGATGTAGTAAAAGCTGTGGAAATTAGATCTGCATCTAGTTTGTATTTAGACAAATGTAACTGGAGGGAATAAATGCTGTCCCTTAAGCTTAATATAGAGAATCAGCCTGAGTTAATAGCTGTCTTTAACTAACTCCATGTGCAATGTTTTAGGGAGCTGGAATATCAGTTGTTGGAGCAGTGCACAGTTGATACAGGATTAGCCAAAGGACAAAGCCTTCCATCTGTGATGGGTAAGGTGTGTTTGATGTAGCATATGTGCTGTGAACTTGCACTAGGGAAAGTGGATTAATACTAACAGcgaataaaatgcatttagtaTTCACCGCATCTTTTGTGATCTACCTTTGTGATTTCTTTCTCCGTATTTAACaagtatattatttttatgataagCCACTCATAGCAGCAGGTTTGAATGAAGGCTGAGATAAGAGTTCTGAgtaatttttcagtctgttttgagAGAAgacaaactttttatttctgttcttaataTTCTTTCCTCCTTAGAAATCTTTAAAAGCTGCTGTCAAAGTAAAACTTCAATGTACTAAATGTAAATCAAACTTAGTATCATTCTTAAATTCTCTTTCTacttaaaaagcttttgttctaagttatttttttatttcaggctcAGTTCCAGAAGACATAGTAGAGGAtataaaaggtaaaattttctgcttcatgAAACTCTAGTTTATTGAGTTGTGCAGTAGAGTATGATAATAACAAGTGTGCAATACTTTACATTTaggaatttattttatcttctctgtTTACCATATTTCTTACCGACTGGAAGAACTTGCAGTGTTCTTCctctttgaaagcaaaaccaaacccattTTGAGCTCCTCGTTCAGGTTTAGCCTATGTGTTGTTAAGGTGTAGCTTGTAGATACATTTGGTAGACTAGCACAGAAAAGGTATTACACTGTTGTATATATCCTACGATCAGCAGGTCaggtgtactggttttggctgggacaccaaagggatattccataccataggatgtcatgctcagtacgtaaactggggggagttggctggaggggcagattgctgcttggggactgcCTAGACAGTGGTCAGCAGgcagtgagcaattgcattgcgcaTCACTtatcttttcttgggttttacttctctctcttttcattatctcccttttcattactactactactattattattattattattattaataataataattttattacagttattaaactgttcttatctcaactcacaagttttacttttttttttttttgcgattctcctccctgtcccaccagggcaggggggaggagtgagcgagcagctgtgtggtacttagttgccagctggggttaaaccacaacatcagGTTAACTTCGTGTTGCATTTCTTAACTACTGACATTTTGTTTGCTGCATGTGAATGTGTACAATGTGAACTCTACATGGGACTTAGAGTTAGCAGATCTAATGTTTCAAACCTGTTATCATAGATGTGTTTTGGTTGCAAATGCAGCATTTAAGCAGTCTTAACATCATGACATAAGAATGTTTTAggttaattttgtttctaaattaaCTAGGAAGGCTCAATTTGCCTTAAAGTcgattttgaaaaaaaaaaaaaaaaaaagtacgtATAAAAGACATTGTGGTGTGTTAACCAGGTAGGCAAGATGAGTCAAGGACTACATTTGCACCAGAAAAAATAGAGTCTGTCTTTGGGCAGAACTTGGATTAATTCCTATGTAATGTTTCATGTgcaacagatttaaaaacatatataatcGTAGAAAATAGCAACTAGTATGTATCTCTTGGGCCAAATTAGCAAGAAATCCATCagtcaaatgcaaaataacttAAATGCAGGTGGTGCTTTGTCAAATGGAAGTTGCTCTTCTAATTCCTGGACTTAAATGCAATTTTCTGATCAGTTCTGGGTTTTATGCAGTGTTTTGGAACCAGAGGTATGCTAGGGTTGAAATAATGCTTGCCTGTGCATTGAAGGGTTGTTTCTTTGTGACAGCCCTTTATGAAGAAGATACTCATTTGTGCCAGATACGAATAAATAAGTATATAATAAGACTAACAGCTAGGATACAAAGGAAATTGTGCTCTGTCAGTGTtgcctggagaaaaaaaaaatcctctggaGTTCTTAAGAGTGCTGAAGAGTTGCAGTAGGCAAAACATTGCTGAGCAGTGTCTCATTTGAAGCCATGGTGCACAACCTGCAGTGGTGTGTTTTACAGCAGAATACTGACAGCAGAACCCCTGGCACCTTGTGGTAACTGAAGGCACGATTAGTAACGTCCACCTGTCTTTAAATCTGATGTAGCTTGTCTGAGAGAGAAATCTTGCCTGTCCTAGCATAGTTTCCATATCAGCTTCTTTTAAACTCATGGTCTAGATAGCATCTGAACTCTGCTGAAGTGTGGAGACTGttcttctttgcatttatttgatAATGTCTTGGACCAGCAAGGGCCTAAAGTGTGTATTCTTGTCtaaattaagcaaaattattGTCTTTATTACTGATGAAAGGATCCAAGAAAGTGTCTCTTCTGccccttttgtttcttttatgaagtCCGCACTTGTTTTGTGAGTGATCTCCAACGTGGACTGAAAATCCAGGCAGCCAAGTTCAACATTGATGGCAGTGCTGAGGTGGGTGGAGAATGAAGCTTATCCTAGTCTTTTTGGCCTGGATGTAGCCTTTTTGGCCTGTAAAATAATGCAcgtatgtttttatttctagcGTCCTTCACCACCTCCAGACGTGGACTATCCTTTAGATGGAGAAAAGATTCTCCATGTAGTTGGCTCCATCAGGTGAGAAATACCATAGGAGGATATATTTTCAACTGTAAAAGCACATAACTTTTCGTAAAACTGAACTTTAATGAAACACTTGCATGTGCTTTTAATGTCTCTCAAATAAAGGCTTTGTGCTGGGCACAGTGCAAGGCCATAATGAGAGGTGTCAGCTTCTCTAGAGAGCTCACAGTTGAGGATGAGAGCAAACAGattggagggaggggggaagcagAAATGGAGTATTAATGCGTGATGATGAGACACGTTTAGCGAAGTGAACGGGGCATTGTCTCCTCCCCGTTGGCACCGCCTGGCGTGCGGACTGTGTGATAGAAGAAGTAGCGATGAAGTGTTGTCAGCAGGAAGTCTTCAgttatttccagctctgctgttcaTGAGTGTTAGCTCATCGTGTAGTATTGCTTCTCATTAACACTCATTTCCTGTCTTTTCAACAGAGACTCTGTTGTCGAAATACTGTTTGAACAGGATAATGAAGAGACATCTGTTGCCACTTTGATCTTAGATTCACTCATTCAGGTATCTTTATATTAGAAACAATTTATTGAATGCCTCCAGCCTTAGAGAACCTGCTGTTATGAATGATTCTAGAGTAACACCCTTCCGACTGCAGGTTGCGATTGGTTGAAAGCATTTAGCACAGCATGACTCCTAGGGTTCTGCCACATGATGAGTTTCTGTGAGGTAGTAAGTCACCATGTGTCATCCACTCTGTGATTGTTTTCTTACTCTTTGGTATACTGCAACATGTCTAGGACAGTTTTCTAAGAAACGTGGCGCTCACGCCTCAGCAAAAGTAATAAACTAGCTTGCCTGTATTTGGGTGTGGGGCTCTACATATGTAGTGATGGAGGAGTAGCTAATGCTTGGTAGTGTAGGAATTACACTGCTTATACTGAAATGACACAGGtattctgtttcttgttttttcaaGGTGTTTCGCTCCTTTATGAGTCCTGCAGACTGCTGGTTTACCTAAGATagtataaaattaatttggacaTCTGTATTACAGGCAGTATATTAGATTTATTGCAGAAAATTTTCTTGGCATATACAAACGCTTCATTTCTTCttatatttaggaaaaaaatgcattagaaaaccactataaatggaaattttcattaTGTGGTGGGTGTATGTATGTTAATTAAAGTTGACTTCCTGTAGTTATTGATGCCATTTAAATTAGTTTGCTGAGACGTAATTTGTTGGAGAGCCATAGGCTTGGATGACATGACAAACGTTTCAATTAGAACTCcttatgaaaacaaattgtttaGCAATATCTGTGCCTGGACCCCTCACCTCTGTACCTCTAGGCATTTACCTTGCATCACTCTTTGGCAGGAGGAAAGACAAATGTTAAATTTACAAGTGTTAAATAGCATCCAGTTACTTCCTCTGGACAAGAGGACCACAGCAgtctggaatttttttcaaagggatAGCACAGATCTGTTTGTGAGGGGCAGAAGTGACAAAGCTTGGTCTTCTCATGCCTTTGTGTCTTCTGGTTGGATTATCTGATGCCTAAGGCAAGCTCCAGCAGGAACCTTTTCTGCCACTGAGACTTTTGCAGCACCTTTCTCCCACATGGAGCTAAAAAGAGTCAGCCTCATATGTAACAGCTTTCCCTCTCCGAGAGCTGGTTGAGGCTTCACCTCTCTCTGGCACGTCTTCTCCCAGAACTCATGGGCTTTATTGTCACTGATACTTCTGTCCTCTGTTGTCTTGGCCTGTCTCAGCTGAAGGGCTTTACAGGGACTCACAGCGTGCCCATAAAAGCCTGAACTGGGCAGTTCCTTAAGCCTGGTTTTCTTGGgaagtctggggaaaaaattatgttGGTTATGTTTCAGCTAAGTGTGAGAAAACAGCAATTGAAGTGCATAGAAAGACTGAGTGAATTTCTGACAGGCCTTTGAATGCTTGTTCATGCaacttcagttaaaatttttttattcctgtttgcATTAGTGTCCAATAGACACCAGGAAGCAGTTGGCAGAGAACTTGGTAGTTATTGGTGGCACGGCTATGTTGCCAGGATTCCTTCACAGGCTCATGGCTGAAATCAGATACCTGATAGAGaaaccaaaatacaaagaagcaCTTGCCACTAAAACCTTCAGAATTCACACTCCACCTGCCAAACCCAACTGTGTGGCCTGGCTGGGAGGTAAGAATGAAAACAACTGTTAAGCAAAGgtacaaagtgaaaaacaaatctcCCAAGCGGGATTTGTAATGAATAAATAGCAGTAAAAACGAGGTGAACTGTTGAAATCAAGCTTTATTTGAGCTCTGTGGAATTGTTATGCCCTCCTGGAAGAAGCTGTGTGGAGTAAAGCTCCCTCAGGGTCATTTGGTGGGCAGAATGGCACTGCAGGTTATGGGAGCTTTAAACAGGCGACGGGCAATTTGAAACAGAGATGTGGAAGATGCAGTGTTGACTCAGGTGCAGTACAGGGCTACCGCCATATGGTGGCACCAGTAAAGTAATTAGGCAGAGCAGAGACCTGCTGCGTGTAGGAAGATCTGCTTATTGAAAAAACAGGTTTAATTACTGACTGAGGAGCTGTGAGCTATGGAGAGGCCGGAGGCTGTTGACTCCCTGTGCTGTTCGCAAGTGCTAATAACAAATACAGCAATTCTGCAATGGATTTTGGCTGCTGTTAGGGAAAAAGAAGGGCTTTCTGTTGCTAGCAACTCTTTCAAGGAAGGTTCTGAGGTTGATAAGAATTCGTGCTTTTCTAAGCTTTCTGTTAATAAGCTGAGCCCATCTGGTATCTATGAGGAACTAACTTTAACTGCAAACGTAGATTTTAGTTCCATgtgctttgaaatgtaaatgtttacaaaattttagttttaaaaccttttgaGTCTACTTTTAGGATTAGAAAACAAGAATGATTTATATGCACCGAGTTCTCTGATACTTTTCTTCACTGGCAGTGCTAGTCAGCTGCTGTGGTCTGAATCTTCTCACAGCTTGTGTAAACTTCTTATGGGTATTGTTTGACACTCTTTTTGAGGAGAGTAAATTTCCTTCAACACAAGGTGGTTTGTTTGAAGTGCTTAAAAGTCAAAACTTATAGGAAATTTTGTCATAAGAAGCAGGTCAGCTAAGCCAGTTTTGTTCTCAGCAGAGACTAGAtgattctttgttttcagttactttCAAGGAACATAAATTGAAGCAGTTTGGGACTAGCTGGGCTATTGAAAAGGAGTGGCTAGATCCTTTCATTCCTTTAATTTTTGGGACAGAGCTGAAAAAGAATAGTTGAGATTCTTGATGGgaagaagtagaaaaagaaattcaataCATCAAATTAatgcaacattatttttttttcccaataatgTAGGAGCCATTTTTGGAGCACTTCAGGACATACTTGGGAGCCGGTCTGTGTCCAAAGAATATTACAGCCAGACAGGCCGCATACCTGACTGGTGCTGTCTTAATAATCCTCCGCTGGAAATGATGTTTGATGTTGGAAAAGCACCCCCGCCATTAATGAAGAGGGCTTTTTCTACTGAGAAATAAGTACCTAAATGCTACACAAGGATTCTACTCATCTATTTCAAGTAGATATATAtgcattggctttttttttattaagtaattTGTGTGTAACACTATTAAATATGAACCATGTGGATGTTTTGGGGGGCATATGGTAGTAGGTACTAACACTATTTAAAACCACATCCAGTTACAGTTTAAAAACTTAACTCTGGCAACCACTATGCTATTTTGTCCACTTATGAAGAAATTCTGTACCGTCATGAGTTGCAGCATACCAAGTTGTTTGTTATTTATCTGTACAGTAAATGACACTGCTGAGAGAATTTGTTTtaagatattttgtttttaaatatgcttaGAAGAATGAAGGACAGTCTACTATGGGAAACATCTATGGAAGCTTTTTTGCCAAATTCTGTATTAAACTATTCCACCCTTGAATCACATGTGAGGAAATTATTTGGGGCTGTTTAGCAAAGGTGCTTGAGCAGTATTTCCCCTGGACACGGTCCTGTTTTGAGCGTTTTAGCAGATAACTCTTCTGCCTGTAATTCTCAAATAGTGCTGAGCTAACAACTCTCCCAGTATCTCTGCTCCAAGAAAGAATTCAACTGTGTGAGAATTATAAACAGGGGTGTGAGGAAACCTCGAATCTCTGACTGAAGTGACAAGTTCAGAAGTCACTTCTttgccttccttctccccatcaGAAATGTTAAACTTCATTGTCCCGCAACAGTATGTATTAAATGAAAACGCAATACAAAGTTCTCtgcttaagaagaaaaatgtgcatttggATATTAACACTATATTTAGGGATTGTTGGCTAGTTAATAGGCTTTTAGCAATGCTGTAACTTTACATAttgaaggagaaggagcacTCCCATGGGAAAACGAACACATACACCTCCATTCTGCTGCTagtgctgctggttttggtttgtcaTGATTCTCACTATCCTTCCATAATACTGCTGTGAATTAACTTTGCACACAGGCTCCTGGTGGGTACTCCAGCCAGTGCCAGTGCATCTCAGCAGCATCGCATCTCGGGAGAGGGGTTTCCCCTGGCCTCAGATACTGCTAAACTTCCTGCCAATGTGCCAAACTTGACTTGCTGGCTAAATGGTGACTCTGCTGGTATCTGTTGGGTACTGAGGTTTAAATCCTACTCTAAGGAGTAATTGTTTCTCTCGGATTTAGGgagatacatacatataaaattatTGGGGGTGGTGGAGTCTTTTATTGCCACAAACATGCTTTTTGTGACTGATTGCCCCGTACTGTCTGCTAACTGCCTGCTGTGCTTCCTGAAGCATGTTTCTTGAAGTTAAGCATACATTTAAAGAAACGTTCTTGTGGTGAAACTTAACACAGGGCAACGTGCTACAGCATTTAAGTAAACTTCTGCACGATTTTGTCGTTCTGTTTTGTATATGCTTTACCTTAACATATGGTGTTAGTTGGCACATGGTAGGATTTACTCCCTTTTTAAAGGATCTTAAtggttttcaaattaaaaaaacaaaccaaccacaaaatATGGGAATCGCTGCTTAAAGTGTTAGAGTCTGGTTGGTAACAGTGTTTTGATAGTATTAACATGGATGATTTATTTCCCAAGGTGCTGGTGGGTGTATTTTTAAGTTGCTGCCTTCTTACTTCAAGTGAGCTGCTGGCTGTTACACAGAAAGCATAGAAAAATAGGCAGGCGTAGCTGTGAGTAGTTGTTAATGGTTGTTTTGTAGTCCTGGGATGAGGTTGATCTTTTAGAGATCATTTCTCAGTCCTCAAAGCAGGATGGGGCCTGGCCAGTGCCTCTTTGCACAGATGTGAGAGTCTCCAGTCCAAGCACTTTCTGGGTTTCCAGGTCAAACAAGTTGCAATTACCACGCACAAGAGCTTTTCTGAGGCAGCCTGAGGATGAGAATGGTATGCAGTGACACAGAAACAGGTTCTTCAAAACGTACTGTGTTGTGTTCTGTCTGTCAG
Proteins encoded in this region:
- the ACTR10 gene encoding actin-related protein 10 gives rise to the protein MPLYEGLGSGGEKTAVVIDLGEAFTKCGFAGETGPRCIIPSEIKKPDVAKPIKVVQCNINTEELYSYLKEFIHMLYFRHLLVNPRDRRVVIIESVLCPTHFRDTLTRVLFKHFEVPSVLFAPSHLMSLLTLGINSAMVLDCGYTESLVLPIYEGIPILSCWGSLPLGGKAIHKELEYQLLEQCTVDTGLAKGQSLPSVMGSVPEDIVEDIKVRTCFVSDLQRGLKIQAAKFNIDGSAERPSPPPDVDYPLDGEKILHVVGSIRDSVVEILFEQDNEETSVATLILDSLIQCPIDTRKQLAENLVVIGGTAMLPGFLHRLMAEIRYLIEKPKYKEALATKTFRIHTPPAKPNCVAWLGGAIFGALQDILGSRSVSKEYYSQTGRIPDWCCLNNPPLEMMFDVGKAPPPLMKRAFSTEK